In the bacterium genome, one interval contains:
- the bcp gene encoding thioredoxin-dependent thiol peroxidase, with protein MIKEKEKAPAFTLKNQNGVEVSLKDFKGKTVVLYFYPKDSTPGCTTEACDFNDNLARIKKKNTVVLGVSFDSEKSHQKFIDKHSLGFDLLVDDSKEVAKAYGVYQKKKFMGREFMGIVRSTFIIDGKGIVQKVFSPVSVKGHVNEVMSVL; from the coding sequence ATGATTAAAGAAAAAGAAAAGGCTCCAGCGTTTACACTTAAAAATCAAAATGGAGTAGAGGTGTCGCTGAAAGATTTTAAAGGGAAAACCGTTGTGCTCTACTTCTATCCTAAAGATTCAACGCCCGGTTGTACCACCGAGGCCTGTGACTTTAACGATAACCTGGCCCGCATTAAAAAGAAAAATACCGTGGTGTTGGGTGTGAGCTTTGATTCTGAAAAGTCCCATCAAAAGTTTATTGATAAGCACTCCCTTGGTTTTGATCTCTTGGTCGACGATTCTAAAGAAGTGGCCAAAGCTTACGGTGTTTATCAGAAGAAAAAATTTATGGGCCGCGAGTTTATGGGTATTGTGCGCTCTACCTTTATTATTGATGGTAAAGGGATAGTTCAAAAAGTTTTTTCGCCGGTTTCAGTGAAGGGCCATGTCAATGAAGTGATGAGTGTTTTGTAA
- a CDS encoding arylamine N-acetyltransferase produces the protein MLDSLSFKPTADTFLNHFKIAARKPDQVLLEQITKAYSHLPYENLTKIIAHKEHNTLTTRPLRFPPQVWDDFLSKGTGGTCFALTYFLYHILHTSGFISYPVMGHRTYGNNTHCALIVLLDKQAYLVDPGFLLNHPLPLSKLEITRHNQGFNTLEIAWSENIFKVHTVDKLKTKFRYAFSDTPTVWDEFEKHWNDSFSWKGMDDIVITFKKDEKQIYIHRDKLLILSPDGQSNAKLTEADIETLGIDKMIVKKAFSHTM, from the coding sequence ATGCTGGATAGCCTCTCCTTTAAACCCACGGCCGATACTTTTTTAAATCATTTTAAAATCGCCGCTCGCAAACCGGACCAAGTTTTATTGGAGCAAATCACCAAGGCCTATAGCCATTTACCCTACGAGAATCTTACTAAAATCATCGCCCACAAAGAGCACAACACCCTCACCACACGCCCGCTCCGTTTTCCACCACAAGTGTGGGATGATTTTTTATCAAAAGGAACAGGCGGCACCTGCTTTGCTCTTACTTATTTTTTGTATCATATCCTCCATACAAGCGGATTTATCTCTTACCCGGTCATGGGCCACCGCACCTACGGCAACAACACGCATTGCGCACTCATCGTTCTTTTAGACAAACAGGCTTATCTTGTGGACCCCGGTTTTTTGCTCAACCACCCTCTTCCTTTGTCGAAGCTAGAAATAACGCGTCACAATCAAGGTTTTAACACGCTCGAAATAGCCTGGAGCGAAAACATTTTTAAAGTACATACGGTAGACAAACTTAAAACCAAATTTCGCTATGCTTTTAGTGATACCCCCACCGTCTGGGATGAATTTGAAAAACACTGGAATGATTCGTTTAGCTGGAAAGGCATGGATGATATTGTCATCACGTTTAAAAAAGACGAAAAACAGATTTATATCCATCGGGATAAACTCTTAATCCTGTCACCGGATGGACAAAGTAATGCTAAACTCACCGAAGCTGATATTGAAACTTTGGGAATCGATAAAATGATTGTAAAAAAAGCGTTCTCACATACAATGTGA
- a CDS encoding phosphotransferase, with protein sequence MTKMENIIHQLLKSQNKIPDGPFRLTQLAGEASLRLYYRLTFDNGTTLIIMKLPQGFSSPAEEITKTTKQIDEYPFINIQKYLKNLEIPVPEIYAYSANDGILILEDLGDRTLEMAIKNSNNEMLLFFYSKCAEVLADMQHKTLASPNDACIAYSRKFDEDLLFWEFNHFLEYGLDDRLGKPIATGDKYKLIDLGKKLVGEITKLPYGFTHRDFQSRNIMVHEYNFRLIDFQDALIGPVVYDLVALLRDSYIALNLDQIRAIQQSYLKNLKPIHPYYNQQQKLERDFDLLTIQRKLKDAGRFQFIKTVRKNPNFLVHVPSSLAYVKAALERVPDYKEIAVILQKYLPEFA encoded by the coding sequence GTGACCAAAATGGAAAACATCATTCACCAACTTCTCAAATCACAAAATAAAATCCCCGACGGCCCTTTTCGTCTCACACAATTAGCTGGCGAAGCAAGCCTGCGTCTTTACTATCGGCTTACTTTTGATAACGGCACAACGCTCATCATCATGAAATTGCCACAGGGCTTCTCAAGCCCTGCTGAGGAAATCACTAAAACCACCAAACAAATCGACGAATACCCCTTTATTAATATTCAAAAATATTTAAAAAATTTGGAAATCCCCGTGCCCGAAATTTATGCCTATTCGGCAAATGATGGCATTCTTATTTTAGAAGACTTGGGCGACCGCACTCTTGAAATGGCGATTAAAAATTCCAATAACGAGATGCTGTTATTTTTTTACAGCAAATGCGCCGAAGTTTTGGCCGACATGCAGCATAAAACCTTAGCCAGCCCAAATGACGCCTGCATTGCCTATAGCCGTAAATTTGATGAAGACCTGTTATTTTGGGAGTTTAACCACTTTTTGGAATATGGGCTGGACGATCGCCTGGGAAAACCAATTGCTACTGGTGACAAATACAAACTGATTGATTTGGGCAAAAAATTGGTAGGCGAAATTACCAAATTACCCTACGGTTTTACGCACCGCGATTTTCAAAGCCGCAACATTATGGTGCACGAATATAATTTTAGATTGATAGATTTTCAGGATGCTTTAATAGGCCCCGTGGTTTACGATTTAGTAGCCCTCTTGCGCGACTCATATATTGCTCTTAATTTAGATCAAATCCGCGCCATCCAGCAAAGTTATTTAAAAAACTTAAAACCCATTCACCCTTATTACAACCAACAGCAAAAACTGGAACGTGATTTTGATCTCCTCACTATCCAGCGCAAACTAAAAGATGCCGGCCGGTTTCAATTTATTAAAACCGTACGCAAAAACCCAAACTTTTTAGTGCATGTACCAAGTTCGCTAGCTTATGTAAAAGCCGCGTTGGAACGCGTGCCCGATTATAAAGAAATAGCCGTTATCCTTCAAAAATATTTACCGGAGTTCGCCTAA
- a CDS encoding nucleotidyltransferase family protein: MQAIVLAAGFGTRLKPLTNTTPKPLIPVNGVPLIVYNLLLLKKNGIKDIVINLHYLGKQIEDYLGDGKKLGLKIRYSYEPKILGTGGGIKKASLLFKNKKPFFVLNGDIIHDVPLKKMWKAHQKKKTMATLCLIESPLSKKLGTLYVNSKKEIISVLERPASNYKTLHTFFTGIHIINPETLKGVNPKKPSCIIRNVYIPRLKQGQKLGAFLYKGYWNDLGTLKSLAKTRKDIEKGKVTFSFIS, translated from the coding sequence ATGCAAGCTATCGTTCTGGCTGCCGGTTTTGGCACCCGTTTAAAACCGCTTACCAACACAACTCCTAAACCACTTATCCCGGTTAATGGTGTTCCACTCATTGTTTACAATCTCCTATTGCTGAAAAAAAACGGCATTAAAGATATTGTCATTAACCTGCATTATTTAGGAAAACAAATTGAAGATTATTTGGGTGATGGCAAAAAGCTGGGGCTAAAAATCAGATATTCGTACGAGCCAAAAATATTAGGCACCGGCGGTGGCATTAAAAAAGCGAGTCTTTTGTTTAAAAACAAAAAACCTTTTTTTGTTTTAAACGGCGACATTATTCATGATGTCCCGCTTAAAAAAATGTGGAAAGCCCATCAGAAGAAAAAGACGATGGCAACACTGTGTTTAATTGAAAGCCCTCTCTCTAAAAAGCTGGGTACGCTGTATGTAAATTCAAAAAAAGAAATTATTTCTGTACTAGAACGTCCGGCCTCAAATTACAAAACCCTTCACACTTTTTTTACCGGCATTCACATTATTAATCCGGAAACTTTAAAAGGGGTTAATCCCAAAAAACCTTCGTGTATTATCCGCAATGTGTATATCCCCAGGCTTAAACAAGGCCAAAAACTGGGCGCTTTTTTATATAAAGGCTACTGGAATGACCTGGGAACCCTCAAAAGCCTGGCCAAAACCCGGAAGGATATTGAAAAAGGAAAAGTTACTTTTAGTTTTATTTCCTAA
- a CDS encoding MotA/TolQ/ExbB proton channel family protein — translation MYFLPLLAQVQAEKTIANKSQLDLILEADPVVKLTLILLLAASVISWAIIFFKYRQIKSAQNLSQDFWGTFAKADSFQDVARASNVKDGPLFEIYNSAILFLPRIKKTARSNASMKDAIGQKLAQAREEEVYKLEQHIPFLATTASTAPFVGLFGTVWGILSAFYNIGKAGSSSLATVGPYISEALIATAIGLAAAIPAVVAYNFFVNKIRIINKMMDLFVDDLVLKIEEENP, via the coding sequence ATGTATTTCTTGCCTCTTTTGGCGCAAGTTCAAGCCGAAAAAACCATTGCCAATAAATCGCAACTCGACCTCATTTTAGAAGCTGATCCTGTGGTTAAATTAACCCTCATCCTTCTTTTAGCCGCATCGGTCATATCGTGGGCCATCATCTTTTTTAAGTATCGCCAAATTAAAAGCGCCCAAAATCTCTCACAAGATTTTTGGGGTACCTTTGCCAAAGCCGATAGCTTTCAGGATGTAGCACGAGCCTCTAATGTAAAAGATGGACCTCTCTTTGAAATTTACAACAGCGCCATTCTCTTTTTACCCCGCATTAAAAAAACAGCTCGCTCTAACGCCTCTATGAAAGATGCCATTGGTCAGAAGCTAGCTCAAGCCCGGGAAGAAGAAGTATACAAATTAGAACAACATATTCCTTTTTTGGCCACCACCGCCTCTACAGCCCCCTTTGTGGGTTTGTTTGGCACCGTATGGGGTATTCTTTCGGCATTTTATAACATTGGCAAGGCCGGCTCTTCCTCTTTAGCTACAGTTGGACCCTATATTTCGGAAGCACTCATTGCTACCGCTATTGGTTTAGCCGCCGCTATTCCGGCCGTTGTTGCTTACAACTTTTTTGTAAACAAAATCCGTATTATCAACAAGATGATGGACCTTTTTGTAGACGACTTGGTGCTTAAAATTGAGGAGGAAAATCCATGA
- the tolR gene encoding protein TolR, producing the protein MKVKHHEQGKTELAEINIIPLVDIMLVLLIIFMVAAPMLQQGIDIDLPEVSAQAVKATNEDFVVSISGDRKIYLGDNKKDAYTIDTVGDKIKAIFETKEKKELYLRADKNIEYGFVMEVMGICQSAGVERVGMITTPNEEKPSNR; encoded by the coding sequence ATGAAGGTAAAGCACCACGAACAGGGCAAAACGGAGCTAGCCGAAATCAACATTATTCCTCTGGTAGATATTATGTTGGTGTTGCTCATCATCTTTATGGTGGCAGCCCCCATGCTACAACAAGGGATAGATATTGACTTGCCCGAAGTATCGGCCCAAGCCGTAAAAGCTACCAACGAAGATTTTGTAGTATCCATTAGCGGCGATCGCAAAATTTATTTGGGTGATAATAAAAAAGACGCTTACACCATTGATACAGTAGGCGATAAAATTAAGGCCATTTTTGAAACCAAGGAAAAAAAGGAACTTTATTTAAGAGCCGACAAAAATATTGAATACGGTTTTGTGATGGAAGTGATGGGGATTTGCCAAAGCGCAGGCGTTGAACGTGTAGGCATGATTACCACACCCAATGAGGAGAAGCCATCAAACAGGTAA
- a CDS encoding TonB C-terminal domain-containing protein: MSTDLKKYLYASVGLHVAVFIFLLFSAQLFRLLPKKETKITWVKLTKGTGDTTSTQPYKKVKDMPYNTKREQKEALTEKTKEKPGKDKKTTTATKKPKTPPPQDQKKTAKDAGINLDQKQKTETDRTIEDALARNEEMMKQRQIELEAAQVKDDGGGQSPVGSLDAQNSEVNAILAKYVEEILKKIQQEWITTPKAVAEGTSLLTKINVTIDSQGNILSTSYDTKSSDASFDMGAMRAIERSAPFPIPPEEIKNEVLTEGFLIEFNPSSVVGNGT; this comes from the coding sequence ATGTCGACCGATTTAAAAAAATACCTTTATGCATCGGTAGGACTGCATGTAGCCGTTTTTATCTTTCTTCTTTTTTCTGCCCAGCTTTTTCGTTTACTCCCTAAAAAAGAAACCAAAATTACCTGGGTAAAGCTCACCAAAGGTACAGGCGACACCACAAGCACCCAACCCTATAAAAAAGTAAAAGACATGCCGTACAATACGAAGCGCGAGCAAAAAGAAGCGCTCACAGAAAAAACCAAGGAAAAACCAGGCAAAGATAAAAAAACCACAACAGCCACTAAAAAACCCAAAACCCCTCCTCCTCAAGATCAAAAGAAAACCGCTAAAGATGCTGGCATTAATTTGGATCAAAAGCAAAAAACAGAAACCGATCGCACTATTGAGGACGCTCTGGCTCGCAACGAAGAAATGATGAAACAAAGGCAAATAGAGCTTGAAGCAGCCCAAGTAAAAGACGATGGAGGTGGACAATCACCTGTGGGGTCTCTTGATGCTCAAAATAGCGAGGTAAACGCCATTTTGGCCAAATATGTGGAAGAAATTCTTAAAAAAATCCAACAAGAATGGATTACAACACCCAAAGCGGTGGCCGAGGGAACCTCTCTTCTTACTAAAATTAATGTCACCATCGACTCTCAGGGAAATATTTTAAGTACCAGTTACGACACCAAATCGAGCGATGCCTCTTTTGACATGGGCGCCATGCGCGCCATTGAACGCTCGGCCCCCTTTCCTATTCCTCCCGAAGAGATTAAAAACGAAGTCTTAACCGAAGGATTTTTGATTGAATTCAATCCCAGTTCTGTAGTAGGAAACGGGACATGA
- the tolB gene encoding Tol-Pal system beta propeller repeat protein TolB — protein MKKILLLAFLLVPYLSHATILISVNDASTKKFPIAVPEFVNSKGSKSGMAKKMTDLIRLDLDVAGYFKVMDERSFISADEGDAINFNQWSSIGAHALVKGVIDEKGGKVVAELRLYDTSSQEMLIGKEYTVSKNDYPEAAHRFMDELLLTLTGIKGPFTSRIAAACGKTGARQIHVFSMDGVVHYTVGKLKSNNISPNWSPDGSTIVFTSFMKYYPEIYSINASGSGLKQLTNNKSTNLTPSFSPDGSTIVYASSRTGDTELYSMSHSGREGHAITNVLNIDVSPAWSPDGGQIVFASERAGNLHLFTMPSGGGSSTRLTYTGYQNDQPDWSPDGKRIVFTARDRGAFDLFMMNSDGSLIQRLTRDEGNNESPTWAPDSRYIGFSSGRSGGSGLYVMLDDGNGQTLIPESQGCINPDWGPRVE, from the coding sequence ATGAAAAAAATATTATTGCTCGCTTTTCTCTTGGTTCCTTACTTGTCACACGCCACCATTCTTATATCGGTTAACGATGCCTCCACTAAAAAATTCCCAATAGCTGTTCCAGAATTTGTAAATTCTAAGGGGTCTAAATCGGGCATGGCCAAAAAAATGACCGATCTTATCCGGCTTGATTTAGATGTAGCTGGCTATTTTAAAGTAATGGATGAGCGCTCTTTTATTTCAGCTGATGAAGGCGATGCTATCAATTTTAATCAATGGTCTTCTATTGGTGCGCATGCCTTGGTTAAAGGTGTAATTGATGAAAAAGGTGGCAAGGTAGTAGCCGAATTGCGCTTGTACGATACCAGCTCGCAAGAAATGCTGATAGGCAAAGAATATACGGTGTCTAAAAACGATTATCCCGAAGCTGCACACCGTTTTATGGATGAATTACTTCTTACCTTAACGGGTATTAAAGGCCCTTTTACCAGCCGCATTGCAGCGGCCTGTGGCAAAACGGGTGCGCGTCAAATTCATGTATTTTCAATGGATGGTGTTGTTCACTACACGGTAGGAAAACTCAAGTCTAACAACATTTCACCCAACTGGTCACCCGATGGCAGCACCATCGTGTTTACTTCGTTCATGAAATACTATCCCGAAATTTACTCTATTAATGCTTCTGGTAGCGGTTTAAAACAGCTCACCAATAATAAATCAACAAACCTTACCCCGTCTTTTTCACCCGATGGTAGCACTATTGTTTATGCCAGCTCCAGAACCGGTGATACCGAACTATATAGCATGAGTCATTCGGGCCGCGAGGGACATGCCATTACCAATGTATTAAATATTGATGTATCGCCAGCATGGTCGCCCGATGGCGGCCAGATTGTATTTGCTTCCGAACGTGCCGGTAATTTGCATCTTTTTACCATGCCTTCCGGTGGCGGCAGCTCTACGCGCCTTACCTATACCGGTTATCAAAACGATCAACCCGACTGGTCTCCGGATGGCAAACGTATTGTGTTTACCGCGCGTGATCGAGGCGCTTTTGATTTATTTATGATGAATTCTGATGGTTCCCTCATCCAGCGTTTAACGCGTGATGAAGGGAATAACGAATCGCCTACTTGGGCACCCGATAGCCGCTACATTGGTTTTTCATCCGGACGCAGTGGAGGTTCGGGTTTATATGTCATGCTAGACGACGGGAATGGCCAAACACTTATTCCCGAAAGCCAGGGCTGCATCAATCCCGATTGGGGCCCACGCGTAGAATAA